In the Epinephelus fuscoguttatus linkage group LG10, E.fuscoguttatus.final_Chr_v1 genome, ATGGAGatgacagcagaggaggaaagaatATGAACTGGGATATCTTACCATGTCGATGACCATCTTGCGCAGGGACTGTCGCTGCTTCTTCGTTAGGTTCTGGAAGATATCACAGTTGTCTTCCTGTAGTAGCTTGAATCCCACAGCTAAGTGATGGTTCTCCAGCACAGACTCATCGTTGTACATTAGCGCCAGCTCGGAATCTGGAGAGGTGTTATAAAGAGATTTTAGTCTTTGTTATGACTACTTCAATTTGGCTATTGAAAGCACTAGTGTATATTCtttaaaacaaaccaacaaattAACCAACGAAGTCCTGTTAGGAGTAACGTTTTGACTTACTGGTATTAATTAGGAATTGGTTTGATACTCCAGGATGGTCAACATCGTGGATAGCTGCAGCAAAGATGGCTGCCAGGATCTCGAGATCTGTGAAGACCGCCtgtgaaagagagggagggaggaaaaaagaacattaGACTATTTATAAAGCGAGAACAAGAACCAGAAAGAACAGACTAGTTAATCCATGCCAAATGTTTTCCTCAACCAAACAGCAAGCTAGCTGTCTGCCTTTCTGTTCCCTGTGAGAGAGTATATCGCTGTTTCTGCAGCCTGTGATAGATGCATGACGGAGAGCCAAGAAGAGTAAATCGTGAGCTGAAGAACGGGGAGTTCTGACCTGACTGTATTTCACCAGCTACTCCAACTTAAGGAGAGCTGTGAGAAAATACAAGCAGGAAAATCTAACAAATAAGGCATGGAGGAAAGAGGGGAAGTTCCCCAAGTAAGGAGGGAAAAGATGATTCAATGGAAGGATGTTGAGCCCTTCAAAGCTGGTGTGGCGATCCAGGAAAGTGGTACATGGGGTGATGTAAAAGCTCACTCCTCTAATTTAGTTTTCCCTTATTTCTGTGGATGTACACTGGTGCCCAAGTCAAAGGTGGGGGAATTTCTTTAACCCCCGAGAGTTGAAAGATATATGCTAAGTAAATAATGTAATAAGACCCTGATCTGAGGTattaaaatacttcaatttatATTATAACTTACATCCAGGGCTGGAGTGgagaggaggatgtgtgtgGATTGGGCTACATCAGCAGCATGCAGGCTGTTGTGGTAGGCCACATCTGAATGGTAGTGATCTTCCAATGTCATCATGTAGGCCACAAACGTATCCACGGGGATCTTAAATGTCTTTAACAGGTCTCGCTCCTAGATAAACAAATTGTGACATTTAGAAAAATGTGTGGATCACTTTAGTAGTAATCAAACAATGAGTATGAAATTGAAGACACAACAGAATGCAAAAGTTGACTTCATACCTGGAAGATGGCGTACATGATGCAGGTTAGAGGCCGGTTGTGGGAGTATTCCGAAACAGTGAAGATGTTCAGGCCCCACTTGTTGAGGTCCTCCAGCTCCTTTGACAGTAGCTCCTCCTTATCGGTCTTGACGCCGAAGCGGGAGATGCTGCTGCTAGAGAGCGAGGGCCCATGGGAGACCTTCTTGACTCCGCTGATCTGTGTCAtcagctgctgcttctgctgcttcttcttctctctcgtCTTGGATGTTGGTGACGGGATCTCCACCTCATTCTGTTTGTCTGAGGGAGGGGAAAAATTAGATTTGTTGTTTATACAAGTGTGGACACTGTGAGGAGGGAGTGGTTAAAATGCCCACTGACCTCATATAGCACAGGAATATTTTAATCTACTTCTcaataaaaaaagagttcaaTGTGTAAGCTGGCTGAGGACCCAGGTGCACTGGCACTATAGAAACACCTGCAGCTGGTTAGCTCCTGAGGGATTTATCAATTCACTCTTTCATTCATCATCTGTGCCTCcattcatttgttcattcatgCTTCCTGTCCTCCACCTGTGGTCGCTCTCTGAGCTCCCACTGTTCATTCGTCTCTGTCCCCCCCCAATCTCTCAGCAGGTGGCTCAGATATCATCTCGTGTTCTTTTCACTCTCATAGGTCAGTCCATTGACAGACTGTGTGCTGGGGCTTCTACACAGTTAAGGCAGCTCCATAAAGACGGCCATTCAATAAGCTGCCGCATCTTGCACAGCTTTATCAAATCACCTAGTGCAAAGTGGGATTTTTATGTGtggtttatttcatttataagtCTGTGTAGCCACaaataaagagaaaacaaagtccaaaaatacatcaaaaaccTGCAAAGATTACATGTaataatcagctgaaaaaatacTGCATAGACAATAAGCCACACTCACACTTTATCCAAAAATATACACAAAAATCACACCAAGTTTCTTGTAATAACCAAGCAGACCCTTGTGTTTACTGCACTCACAGAAGAATTGAATGAAATCCTGCAGGGACTGGCTATCGGCACGAATGTGAGCTGCGCACTCATCTATCAAGCCTCGACTCAGCTCATCGCTGGCCTATCAGCCTTCCCCTGCGGAGGGTTATTCAATTACCAGCTGTAATTCAAATAATCACTTTCACTCGcacgctctctttctctctccctctttctctctcgcactGTTTTCTCTACTATTCTCTCcgtctcttgctctctcttcagTCCTCCAGTGGTAATTGAGAATGGGGCAATTAAGCGCTCTCAGACATGTGCTGCGTGGGAAACAAGGGGAAGAGCAATATATTGCCCTCTAATTTATTACAAGCCATCATTATCGCCACTGCtgtgtggtgtttgtgtgtatgcggCCTgtacgtttgtgtgtgtgttagatcaGATTGTGAGACAGACAAGTTTCTTATTATCTATTTATAAATAAGTAAGTGCCAATATACAGTAAATGATTTGATACGACTTACAAACTGCTCAGGAGGATTTTAGCACATTTATTCTAGTTACCATATTCCAGCAGATGAAGTCTCTCTGTCACAGTTTAGCCTGTAATGTGTCAGCTGGTCACATGGACAGTCATTTTTACACCCTCTTATTTCACTTGCACATTAAGCTCATATTATCCTGGCCTCATCTTAAGCTATtattcttttttccccactttagaaaaaacaagcagctgAAGTAAAACTGTGTTGTATATtgctctgttttttctctgattttCTCCCTTCTCCTTCCCGCTACTTTGTCACCTCCCACATGTCCCGCTACTTTGTCACCTCCCACATGtatttgatttctttttcattcatATGCTTTCCTATGAGATGCAGATGCAGTAGGGAAGGTATGGAGGGGGGACTTTTTGGGGCCATTTTTTCCCCTGAGTGTATTCCCTGAGCGTGCTCAGCTGCTGGCCGATCAAAGGGAATTATGACAGAATTGTACTGCGAGGACAGCTGTGGTGGGGGAAAGGCACACGTGAATGGCCTGCATGCTGCCGGCCAGCAATCCTTAATGGAAAGTCAGAAATCCTCGTCTGAAATCGCCCTCTATGAAAAACTCTGGGATCTTTATTTATCTAGGGAATTATCCAGGCTCCATGAGCACTATTTTACCAGTCAACAATCTGCCTTTCCATCAGatgtcatattaaaaaaaaacaacaacaatatactGGTGGGGATTTGTGGTGGATCTAAGAATGACCTCTGTGGAACTAGACATATGGCAGGAAAATTTGATTTCTCTGAGCCTGAATGGACGActttctgaagaaaaaaaaaaagataaagcagAAACAAGTGCATTACTGACACTGATCCTGATCTTAATGGATGTAAGGATTAAACAGTCCTACTGGTCAGCTGAGGCCAAACCAGGCCAGCTGTGCTGCTTCAGCCACCCCCCCACACTTCATTAATGTTCACCTATTCTTTTTACCGCCTGCAGGGTAATCCTGATTTCTTTATCGAAGAGATAGTCATCTCTGTCTGGATTCTCGGGGCAGctggagggggagggagaggtgCGGGGACAACAAGGTGTCCCTGCTGACAAAGATGCGTTAAGATGGGGATGAGTCACCGAATCTGCCGAGCTCATCTCACTGCCAGCAAAGGGGGTTCCTCTGTACCTCTATTTTCTACCTCACTGCAGTCagctttctctctccctccctccctcgtttgcttcttctctgcctctcctcaACCCTCTTCCCGCTCTTTATGATCCGGCCGTGAGGGATCTGCCAACAACACTACACCGGATCAGGATGCCAAATCGATCGGAAGCACAGTGTCTATAAATAGTTTTAACTACCTCTAGGTGCATTCTGTTTGCCTTCTGTTATCTCTAATGTTTGTCAATCTATATTTCCTTTATCTCATGTAATTGTCGCGCTATCCTCACACTCCTGCGTAAATCTCACATTTACCAAATGCCAACTTTTGGTCGAAATCGAATCATTGTCTTACTTgtactgatttttttctcttcaatAACTTCATGGTGGTGCTTTAGTACCAGAGAAACCATGACACATTTTGTACATGTGGATgacaaaaaatgtctgaaacagTGTTTCAGAAGATTGTATAAATACATTTAGCAACTTCCATTTATCTCAGATCTCGGATgtgaaacccacactgacagcaTCCAGTTCCAATTCACTTACTCTGATTCTGGCTAACAAGCTCCCTTGTCAGTCAAATGGCACTTTTTACAGTACCCAGCCACCTTAAATACCTTTTTCCCtcaatgttttcagaaatgtacatttttcctctttaatTTTAATGGCCATTTTGAGCCCGATGCCATAAACATCTAGACAATGCTTAATGGCGCAGTGTTTTATGGTACGCCCCCACAGAAAAGCCTGCCAGAGCAACTTGCACAGCTTAACAGCATGTACTGAACCTCCACAAAAACATTGCAACAAAACTGTGAAGTGGGGATCTGTGTGAGCCACTAAATATTTGTGGTTATTTGcatttctgtgtgtattttttgggTCATAATTATAGTCTGTGGTGATTTGAAATGGATTATAAAGAGCAAATTGGTGAATTTGTCAGTATGATTTTGAGTGCATGTACACAAGACTTTTATTTACCTAGGAAGGTGTTGGAGATGAATTCCGAGACCTGATTCCCGGAGCGACTCATCTCAGATAGGTGCGTCAACTCCCGATTCAACATTCTCTTGAactgcaagagagagagaggaaatgtcgtcagtttccactgagggaaaacCTGGGAGAAATTCTGGTACATGGCTCCATGTAAAATACAGCAGTATCCAGTTTTATCCCAACAGCTTAAGAATATTATTTAATTACAGCATAAAAAACCGTGGGGGGACACACATCTTATTTCTCCTTCCATTTTCCCTGAAATTAATTAGGGTGTGGATATTTGCTTTACCAGTGGGAAAGCCATCACCTTTTAATTCACCCCTGGCAACCAATTTACAGTTCTATTACACTGAATCACATTTTTGGGGCCTATCTGGCTGTTTCACTTGCATCAGTGTGTAAGAATTTCAATGATGTCAAGAGCAAAATCTGCACATTGCTCCATACATTTCTCTTCGTTCCAACATTTTGAcaatttttacatatttttaataCCATTAACGGTTTTGGACAGATGATACAGTTGAGTGAGACAGATGCATTTGACAGTACACGGAGACCCAGGCACTGCAGTAGCAGCTGTTTATGACAGACTGATGCAtgcgcgtgcacacacatacagagtaACACACATATAAAGACACACAGCTCTGCAGAGGGCTCAAGATGGAGCCTGAGCCACAAAACACCATTCTGTCAGACCTCCCTCACCATGATGGATATAGCTTTTGGTGCAATTAGGCTAGCACAGTATCCTGAGAAGCTCCATGAAATCTTTAATTTAAGAAATGCCCCTAAATGCAACACAGCACAGAGAAGTACAATGAAATGGGTGCGTTATCCCGACAAGCTACATAGATGAGCGCCACACACCTTAATGTAACCCCAAGACACCGACAGCAGGTAATTGGCTTCAGGCATTTTGGACCCCGTTTTCTCGTTCCTACACAAAGCCAGAACTGTAATCCAATTGAAAAAAATAGAGGCAGATGAACAGGATTCCTTCAGCgccaaaaaggacaaaaaaaatcccttctTCTGTTCTCTTGTGATTCTTTTCTCAGCGGCTAAGAGAGCAGCTCGATGATGGCTCACTCTCCCTCTCAGCAGCAGAAAAGGGCCAGCTCTCAGTCTCCATGCCTTAGGATGGATACgaggatagatggatggatagacgTAAGAAAAAAGTAGGTGCTATAGCCAGGCTAAGAGAGGAGGAGATCCAGCGGGCTCGGTGGTTCggctggagcagcagcagctggagccGTGAGCTGGGGACTCTCAGCGCACTGATGAATTATAGAGAAGGAGcgaggaagggaggaggggaaAATAACAACGAtagagacaggaggaggaggagaaagaggaggaggagggagtgagGCAGCGATGTTCATCTGACTGGAGGGGGGGTTCCTCCACTGGATTTGTCttgctctgctgctctcactGCTGTATTGTTCACTCCCCCTCCTACcctgcccctctctctctctctctctctctctctctctctctctttttggctccctccctcttctgtctctttttcccCTGCTATAGTCTGCCAGCCCCAGCAACACGCTCTATTCAGAACACATGATTTGACAGAAAGTGGGGAGAAAGGGGGAGCCCTACTTACGGCTTGGCATTGGTGTGTACACGAGGCTGTAAAGGGATGTTTGAGTGACTGACATATAATATTCAGACTTGGATTCCAGATGTAACAgttctctctcctcttgtttTCTTCAGCTGTGCAACCGCTGCAGATAAATCCCATCCACTTCAATTACCAGCCCCTTTAATTCCCTGTTTTATATTAAATCAGCCATTGTGAAGGAATGTAATGGAGCTGTATAGCTATGCCTCCCCTCTACAGTAAAACAATGAGGGTTGAGAGAGGGGATGGGGCACATTTGAGGAATGTGAATGCACTGCAACTGTATTTTTATCACTATTATCTCTATTGTCAtcctttccctctccctcttttggGTCTTCTGTTGTCTCCTGACATCCCGAGCGCGGCGGCCATTGTGGAGAACTCATAAGCCTGTTCATTATCTGCATCCCATAATAATATTAGATGCTGTCAGGGTGTCTGTGGAAGGCTATTTTTAACAGCCGAGAGACAACCACAGAGTAGGGAAGACGGtcagagaagagaaaaagaaaaaggaaagaaggagagatGGGAGATAATTGCATCCTTCCCCAATTTAGGTGACAACAGCCCAtggttttctctctctgccgtGAGTATGTGTACGCCAATTACCAGAACACCACAACGCCATGGCAACAGCATCAGGCGGCCAGTGTAGGTCTGTtttgaaaggaggagaggagaggagaggagaggagaggcttCCCCTTTTCCTTCCCAGGCAGACATGTGGTGTAGCTGCTGAGCTGTCACGAGGACACACCACACACATCGCCTCTGCTCGCATCCACAGATCCCCCCCACCGCCCCCTCCGCTCaatctctccctcactctccgGCACTTACATGTCAATTTCTCTCCCGGCTGCCACTTGCCAACACAGTCATcaatctctctgtctgtctgcctcgcTGGCAGAATCAATGGGCTGTCCTTGGAGCAGGTGTTGATACTGCTGCAGCGTACAAGGCTAGGGCCACCTGACTGGAATATACTGTTACATCAGTACCAATGGCCAATTTCAAAGGCGCCCATTTGTGCTTTTTGTCAATTTTGTTAGGACATTTTGTTTGCGAGACCCCCTCGAGGATGGCTGCAATGCTTCGCTAATGAGAAAATATCCACAGTTCTTGTCACTTCATGACCAATTCATGGGGAACTGTGAACACAAGTTCCCAGAGAACCTCTCAGtcctatgtgtttgtgtgtgtaccagTTTGGAAATATGAGTGGGAGATCAAAGCTTCCCCGAGAGGATCCCGGATTATCCTCCCACTGAGGGAAAGAACCAGAAGCAGGGAGGCGGGACGcgagaaaagagaggaaaaataaaaaaataaagagaaacagaggaggCAGCTCTTTATATAATAGCTCACTGCATAATATATAAAGAAACCAGAAATAACGGCGGGGGATGTCTCTCTGCAATGTGTTGAAGAGCTACGCTTCTCCAGAGGCTGTAAAGAAATGCCTTAGTGCACATAGACACAGTTGCTGTTATCTACAGCTAAACATGGTTGATGCTGACATGTTACATgcatgtttcacacacacacatatgtttcTGTATGAGCGTGCCATTGTCTCTGTGTGCTTAATTGTATTGTTCATCCAGGGGCAGAAGGGAAGCCTCTTTACCTCCTACTGACACCATGACGTTAGAGGGAGATTAGCCTCTTGGAGCTCTGTGGGTATCTCTCACATACCCACATACTATGCATCTATTATTTGATCCATTGGCTTCTTCTCCTCAAGCGTCAAGCTATGATTGTCAACTAATGCCTGAATCACCTGTCCAGCTTCTTTCTTGTCTGAAATCTTTGCTTTAATAATTTTCATCTGTGGTGGTTCAGATTGAAGTTGTTCCTTTAAGCCACTAGTGGGTGCACTACACCCAGTGTGCTGTGGAGCAGGCTGCCCAGTTCTCACACAGTACTGACCTCTTCACCCTGCAGTGACAGAAATGCACAACTTGACTTGTGGATAAACCTTATTAAACCATATTTTTCTGT is a window encoding:
- the pde4ba gene encoding cAMP-specific 3',5'-cyclic phosphodiesterase 4B isoform X5, with translation MPEANYLLSVSWGYIKFKRMLNRELTHLSEMSRSGNQVSEFISNTFLDKQNEVEIPSPTSKTREKKKQQKQQLMTQISGVKKVSHGPSLSSSSISRFGVKTDKEELLSKELEDLNKWGLNIFTVSEYSHNRPLTCIMYAIFQERDLLKTFKIPVDTFVAYMMTLEDHYHSDVAYHNSLHAADVAQSTHILLSTPALDAVFTDLEILAAIFAAAIHDVDHPGVSNQFLINTNSELALMYNDESVLENHHLAVGFKLLQEDNCDIFQNLTKKQRQSLRKMVIDMVLATDMSKHMSLLADLKTMVETKKVTSSGVLLLDNYTDRIQVLRNMVHCADLSNPTKSLELYRQWTDRIMEEFFHQGDRERERGMEISPMCDKHTASVEKSQVGFIDYIVHPLWETWADLVHPDAQDILDTLEDNRNWYQSMIPQSPSPPFYDQGTHGHGGGTGGQGGGEKFQFELTLEEEDLDGIEKDGEGEEDEEEEEEELEEEEDSLGDSRSPPLDYLDGQELEEGSMMEPAIEIVTHEASPTDT